From the genome of Streptomyces sp. JH34:
CGGGCCTCGGGATCTTCATGGTCCTCGTGGTGGTCTACCTGGCCATCGCCTTCGAATGGCGCATGGCCGTCGCCGCCCTCATCGCGCTGATCCACGACATCACGATCACCGTCGGCGTCTACGCCCTCGTCGGCTTCGAGGTCACCCCCGGCACCGTGATCGGTCTGCTGACCATCCTCGGTTACTCCCTCTACGACACGGTCGTCGTCTTCGACAGCCTCAAGGAGGGCACGAACGGGATCACCAAGCAGACCCGCTGGACCTACAGCGAGATCGCGAACCGTTCCATCAACGGCACGCTGGTGCGTTCCATCAACACCACCGTCGTCGCGCTGCTGCCGGTCGCCGGTCTGCTGTTCATCGGCGGCGGTGTCCTCGGCGCGGGCATGCTGAACGACATCTCGCTGTCGCTGTTCGTCGGCCTCGCCGCCGGTGCGTACTCCTCGATCTTCATCGCCACCCCGCTGGTCGCCGACCTCAAGGAGCGCGAGCCGCAGATAAAGGCACTGAAGAAGCGGATCCTCGCCAAGCGGGCCGCAGCGGCCGCCAAGGGCGAGTCCGTCGAGGACGAGCGTGACGACCTGGCCGAGGACGACACCGAGCCCGCGGGCGCCGTCGTCGGTCAGCGCCGCCAGCCCGGGGGCCACGGCCGGACTCCGAGGAACCGCCGATGACCACCACGAGCGTCACCGACGCGACCCGGGAGCTCCTCCTCAGCCGGATCCGCGACGTACCGGACTATCCGAAGCCCGGAGTGCTGTTCAAGGACATCACCCCGCTGCTCGCGGACCCGATCGCCTTCACCGCGCTCACCGACTTCTTCGTGGAGCTGTGCGTACGGCACGGGGCCAGCAAGGTCGTCGGCCTCGAGGCGCGCGGCTTCATCCTGGCCGCGCCGGTGGCCGTCCGGGCCGGGCTCGGGTTCGTCCCCGTGCGCAAGGCCGGGAAGCTGCCCGGGGCCACGCTGGGGCAGGCGTACGAGCTGGAGTACGGCACGGCGGAGATCGAGATCCACGCCGAGGACCTGTCCGCCGGCGACCGGGTCATGGTCATCGACGACGTCCTGGCCACGGGCGGTACCGCCGAGGCGTCGCTGGAGC
Proteins encoded in this window:
- the secF gene encoding protein translocase subunit SecF, giving the protein MSRLGNLGARLYRGEVGYDFIGKRKIWYGVSILITITAILGLAVSGLNMGIEFKGGAVFTTDTKAKVSVSQAHEDAVAASGHEAIVQELGNGGLRIQITEVDTKKADQIKAQLSEDLGIPEAKINADLVGPSWGEQIANKAWAGLGIFMVLVVVYLAIAFEWRMAVAALIALIHDITITVGVYALVGFEVTPGTVIGLLTILGYSLYDTVVVFDSLKEGTNGITKQTRWTYSEIANRSINGTLVRSINTTVVALLPVAGLLFIGGGVLGAGMLNDISLSLFVGLAAGAYSSIFIATPLVADLKEREPQIKALKKRILAKRAAAAAKGESVEDERDDLAEDDTEPAGAVVGQRRQPGGHGRTPRNRR
- a CDS encoding adenine phosphoribosyltransferase, which produces MTTTSVTDATRELLLSRIRDVPDYPKPGVLFKDITPLLADPIAFTALTDFFVELCVRHGASKVVGLEARGFILAAPVAVRAGLGFVPVRKAGKLPGATLGQAYELEYGTAEIEIHAEDLSAGDRVMVIDDVLATGGTAEASLELIRRAGAQVAGVSVLMELGFLAGRDRLGARLGDAPLEALITL